A window of Desulfonatronovibrio magnus contains these coding sequences:
- the iorA gene encoding indolepyruvate ferredoxin oxidoreductase subunit alpha, translating into MHPLLLEQENKKMLMLGNEAIARGALEAGVAFAAAYPGTPSSEIALQFFRISLETDLYFEYSVNEKVSLEMAAGAAMCGLKTMVSMKHVGLNVASDALMTLAYTGITGSLVLVVADDPFMFSSQNEQDSRFYAGLSGLPMLEPSTVAEAKEMTRYAFGLSEDLKLPVILRTTTRINHSSGVVTLGPLTKRVTRGDFKKDPFNLVCIPSVSRNLHPRLLEKMDKAASIADQSSWNRSQGEGKWGIICNGVSYGYVKDAVDELNIADSVRILRIGFSHPFPESLVQSFLNGCEKVLVAEEGEPWLQQAVHAAAQRAGLTIPIQGKEEGLFSRLYEFNPTIVKKAISVFFGIDFVPSTPVQTPDMPEVPARPPNLCPGCPHRATYAAVREVFGDEAIYPTDIGCYTLGLLPPLKMGDFLIAMGAGVGTAGGFSQATGKKVVAFIGDSTFFHSGLSPLANAVYNNHDFMLVVLDNGTTGMTGHQPHPGVDLTHMHLHKKTVSIEAAVKGLGVEKTIAVNPFHFRKTVDAIQELADYRGVSVLVAKAACPLYDKTLPGFKKKRPFFVKTEKCSKHRLCTEKIACPAFLLDGQEIRIDADRCTGCALCAQICPENAILPIPRKE; encoded by the coding sequence AATGAAGCCATAGCCCGTGGTGCCCTGGAAGCAGGAGTCGCTTTTGCTGCGGCCTATCCAGGCACTCCGTCTTCTGAAATCGCCCTTCAATTTTTCCGGATATCCCTTGAGACTGACCTGTATTTTGAGTACAGCGTCAATGAAAAGGTTTCTCTCGAAATGGCTGCTGGAGCTGCCATGTGCGGACTTAAAACCATGGTTTCCATGAAACATGTGGGCCTCAACGTGGCCTCGGACGCCCTCATGACTCTTGCTTATACCGGAATCACTGGATCACTGGTACTTGTTGTAGCAGATGATCCTTTCATGTTCTCCAGCCAGAATGAGCAGGACAGCCGCTTTTATGCTGGCTTGAGTGGGTTGCCCATGCTGGAGCCTTCCACTGTTGCCGAAGCCAAGGAAATGACCAGGTATGCCTTTGGACTGTCTGAAGATCTCAAGCTGCCGGTAATTTTGCGCACCACAACGAGAATTAATCACAGCAGCGGTGTGGTCACTCTGGGCCCACTCACCAAGCGCGTAACCAGGGGAGATTTCAAAAAGGATCCCTTCAACCTGGTATGTATTCCTTCTGTATCGCGCAACCTGCATCCCCGGCTGCTTGAAAAAATGGACAAGGCTGCCTCCATTGCTGACCAGAGTAGCTGGAACCGAAGCCAGGGCGAAGGAAAATGGGGAATCATCTGTAACGGTGTCAGCTACGGTTATGTAAAAGATGCAGTTGATGAGCTAAATATTGCAGACAGCGTCCGCATTCTGCGCATTGGATTTTCCCATCCATTTCCTGAATCACTTGTCCAGAGTTTTTTAAACGGGTGCGAAAAAGTTCTGGTAGCGGAAGAAGGAGAGCCATGGTTGCAACAGGCTGTCCATGCCGCTGCCCAGCGTGCAGGGCTGACAATACCCATCCAGGGCAAAGAGGAAGGCCTTTTCTCCAGATTGTACGAATTCAACCCCACCATCGTCAAAAAGGCCATTTCCGTATTTTTCGGAATTGATTTCGTACCCAGTACTCCTGTTCAAACTCCTGACATGCCAGAGGTTCCGGCAAGACCACCCAACTTGTGCCCGGGATGCCCTCACCGTGCAACCTATGCAGCAGTAAGGGAGGTCTTTGGAGATGAAGCCATATACCCTACGGACATCGGCTGCTACACATTGGGGCTTCTGCCCCCGCTGAAAATGGGTGATTTTCTCATTGCCATGGGTGCCGGTGTTGGCACAGCCGGCGGTTTTTCCCAGGCCACGGGCAAAAAAGTTGTTGCCTTTATCGGCGATTCTACCTTTTTTCACAGCGGTCTGTCCCCCCTTGCCAATGCCGTCTACAATAATCATGACTTTATGCTGGTGGTCCTTGATAACGGTACCACAGGCATGACCGGTCACCAGCCCCACCCGGGCGTGGATTTAACCCACATGCATCTGCACAAAAAGACTGTTTCCATTGAGGCTGCAGTGAAAGGCCTTGGGGTGGAAAAGACCATTGCAGTAAATCCGTTCCATTTCCGTAAAACAGTTGATGCCATTCAGGAACTTGCTGATTACCGGGGCGTATCAGTTCTGGTGGCCAAGGCAGCCTGTCCTCTTTATGACAAAACCCTGCCCGGATTCAAAAAGAAGCGGCCATTTTTCGTCAAAACTGAAAAGTGCAGCAAGCATCGTCTATGTACTGAAAAGATCGCCTGCCCGGCATTTCTGCTTGATGGCCAGGAGATTCGCATTGATGCCGACCGCTGCACAGGTTGCGCCCTATGCGCTCAGATCTGCCCGGAAAACGCAATTTTGCCCATACCGAGAAAGGAGTAA